In one Euwallacea fornicatus isolate EFF26 chromosome 33, ASM4011564v1, whole genome shotgun sequence genomic region, the following are encoded:
- the LOC136348548 gene encoding relaxin receptor 2-like isoform X2, with translation MSNWREILLNGCIITGVVLISVFVYYYSKGECPKDTMACASGGFCISSKSVCNQEYDCPDKEDEDPVLCADLHGSSGLIENILNISLLSEDNQMEELCGIENYPKESCQCGFSTRIYCNEAGFVEIPQGISVGVSYLILSNNGIKTLGRNSLRTFNLTLLHMENNELDHIEPQAFAQQQFLQKLFLMNNKLRTLPFGTFTGLTNLEWLHIDNNMIQKIDFDNFGIMKKLKWLDMSHNFLSFEENEAFPLMSELVELFLNHNQIKYITNDTFNNLVYLDLLCLSSNTITAIEIGAFINLKRLKELNLDGNHLKTITPELFKSQKYLIKLSLGNNPLTYLNNELFTPLRNLRSLHLEDLEIANINTEMLKCTRALQWVYFQSYTYCTYAPSVPRCRPLSDGISSRDRLLSKPIFRYSNWIMCLITLSGNSLVLFGRFLFRDENKNLSIVIKNLAIGDSLMGVYLLIIAYHDLKYRDNYNEFARKWMSSWDCVITGMIGMTSLEVSVMFLVFLSLDRYFAITMPYKKHGSLNFKETWRVVFCIWCFGISVSVIPIVGFLSSTKFYGINGLCLPLYIDDPYLIGWQYSAIIFFGINAPSLLVIIYTYAGMFISIKNTRNATSIPETDCEFAIRFLFIVLANIACWLPIIIAKMVVYFKVDVTADVYGWLVVFILPINSSLNPILYTFTTRKYRSRIVNVPNCFMKITKFGGAHLAGDIFKISQKDISKSEDNS, from the exons ATGTCCAACTGGCGAGAGATCCTTCTTAACGGGTGCATTATTACCGGAGTTGTgcttatttcagtttttgtttattattatagcAAAG GAGAATGTCCGAAGGACACTATGGCTTGTGCTTCTGGAGGGTTCTGCATTTCCAGCAAAAGCGTGTGCAATCAAGAGTACGACTGTCCCGATAAAGAGGACGAGGATCCAGTTTTGTGCg CGGACCTACATGGTAGTTCAGGACtgatagaaaatatattgaacATCAGCTTATTAAGTGAAGATAATCAAATGGAAGAACTATGCG GCATTGAAAATTACCCTAAAGAGAGCTGCCAGTGCGGTTTTAGTACGAGAATCTATTGTAACGAGGCAGGGTTTGTAGAGATTCCTCAGGGGATTTCTGTGGGAGTATCTTACTT AATATTGTCTAACAATGGTATCAAAACTTTGGGAAGAAACTCTTTAAGAACCTTCAATTTGACATTACT ACACATGGAGAATAATGAGCTTGACCATATAGAACCCCAAGCATTTGCGCAGCAacagtttttgcaaaaatt ATTTCTAATGAACAACAAATTAAGAACACTGCCCTTTGGCACCTTCACCGGTCTGACTAACTTAGAATGGTTGCATATAGACAATAACatgattcaaaaaattgattttgataattttggaATTATGAAGAAGCTCAAATGGCT GGATATGTCGCACAATTTCTTAAGctttgaagaaaatgaagCGTTTCCACTTATGTCTGAACTTGTTGAATT gTTTTTGAAccataatcaaataaaatatattacaaatGATACATTCAACAATCTGGTCTATTTGGACTTACT GTGTTTGAGTTCGAACACTATAACAGCCATTGAGATCGGAGCCTTCATCAATTTGAAACGGCTTAAAGAATT GAATCTAGATGGAAATCACCTTAAAACCATTACACCAGAGTTGttcaaatcacaaaaatacCTTATCAAgct CTCCCTGGGAAACAACCCCTTAACTTATCTTAACAACGAACTTTTCACTCCTCTTCGTAATTTGCGTTCGCT CCATTTAGAGGACTtggaaattgcaaatatcAACACAGAAATGCTAAAATGTACCAGGGCCTTGCAATGGGTTTATTTCCAATCTTATACTTACTGCACTTACGCGCCATCAGTGCCCAGGTGCCGACCATTATCTGATGGTATATCATCACGAGATCGACTACTGTCGAAGCCAATATTCAGATATTCTAACTGGATTATGTGCCTGATTACACTTAGCGGAAACAGCCTCGTTTTGTTTGGGAGGTTTTTATTCAGAGATGAGAACAAAAACCTTAGTATTGTTATCAAGAATTTAGCTA TAGGAGATAGTCTTATGGGGGTGTATCTACTCATAATAGCCTATCATGACTTGAAATATCGTGACAACTATAATGAATTTGCAAGGAAGTGGATGTCCTCATGGGATTGCGTCATTACTGGGATGATTGGTATGACGTCTCTGGAGGTATCAGTCATGTTTCTAGTATTCCTGTCACTTGACCGCTATTTCGCCATAACGATGCCGTACAAAAAACACGGATCTTTAAACTTTAAGGAGACTTGGAGGGTGGTGTTTTGCATTTGGTGCTTTGGAATTAGCGTTTCTGTAATTCCTA TTGTAGGATTTCTATCAAGCACAAAGTTTTATGGTATTAACGGCCTTTGCCTTCCTTTATACATTGACGATCCTTATCTAATAGGCTGGCAATATTCCGCTATAATATTCTTCGGGATTAACGCCCCAAG CCTTCTGGTAATAATCTACACGTATGCAGGAATGTTTATAAGTATCAAAAACACCAGAAACGCAACTTCAATACCAGAAACCGATTGTGAGTTCGCCATCAGATTTTTGTTCATAGTTTTGGCCAATATTGCTTGTTGGCTCCCCATCATCATCGCCAAAATGGTAGTTTACTTCAAAGTCGATGTAACAG CTGATGTTTATGGCTGGTTAGTGGTTTTTATCCTGCCAATCAACTCCTCATTAAACCCAATTCTTTATACGTTTACAACCAGGAAATACAGAAGCAGAATTGTGA
- the LOC136348548 gene encoding relaxin receptor 2-like isoform X1: MSNWREILLNGCIITGVVLISVFVYYYSKGECPKDTMACASGGFCISSKSVCNQEYDCPDKEDEDPVLCGKLKKNPLQFFYTQKFLADLHGSSGLIENILNISLLSEDNQMEELCGIENYPKESCQCGFSTRIYCNEAGFVEIPQGISVGVSYLILSNNGIKTLGRNSLRTFNLTLLHMENNELDHIEPQAFAQQQFLQKLFLMNNKLRTLPFGTFTGLTNLEWLHIDNNMIQKIDFDNFGIMKKLKWLDMSHNFLSFEENEAFPLMSELVELFLNHNQIKYITNDTFNNLVYLDLLCLSSNTITAIEIGAFINLKRLKELNLDGNHLKTITPELFKSQKYLIKLSLGNNPLTYLNNELFTPLRNLRSLHLEDLEIANINTEMLKCTRALQWVYFQSYTYCTYAPSVPRCRPLSDGISSRDRLLSKPIFRYSNWIMCLITLSGNSLVLFGRFLFRDENKNLSIVIKNLAIGDSLMGVYLLIIAYHDLKYRDNYNEFARKWMSSWDCVITGMIGMTSLEVSVMFLVFLSLDRYFAITMPYKKHGSLNFKETWRVVFCIWCFGISVSVIPIVGFLSSTKFYGINGLCLPLYIDDPYLIGWQYSAIIFFGINAPSLLVIIYTYAGMFISIKNTRNATSIPETDCEFAIRFLFIVLANIACWLPIIIAKMVVYFKVDVTADVYGWLVVFILPINSSLNPILYTFTTRKYRSRIVNVPNCFMKITKFGGAHLAGDIFKISQKDISKSEDNS; the protein is encoded by the exons ATGTCCAACTGGCGAGAGATCCTTCTTAACGGGTGCATTATTACCGGAGTTGTgcttatttcagtttttgtttattattatagcAAAG GAGAATGTCCGAAGGACACTATGGCTTGTGCTTCTGGAGGGTTCTGCATTTCCAGCAAAAGCGTGTGCAATCAAGAGTACGACTGTCCCGATAAAGAGGACGAGGATCCAGTTTTGTGCggtaaactaaaaaaaaatccactccaatttttttatacacaaAAATTTCTAGCGGACCTACATGGTAGTTCAGGACtgatagaaaatatattgaacATCAGCTTATTAAGTGAAGATAATCAAATGGAAGAACTATGCG GCATTGAAAATTACCCTAAAGAGAGCTGCCAGTGCGGTTTTAGTACGAGAATCTATTGTAACGAGGCAGGGTTTGTAGAGATTCCTCAGGGGATTTCTGTGGGAGTATCTTACTT AATATTGTCTAACAATGGTATCAAAACTTTGGGAAGAAACTCTTTAAGAACCTTCAATTTGACATTACT ACACATGGAGAATAATGAGCTTGACCATATAGAACCCCAAGCATTTGCGCAGCAacagtttttgcaaaaatt ATTTCTAATGAACAACAAATTAAGAACACTGCCCTTTGGCACCTTCACCGGTCTGACTAACTTAGAATGGTTGCATATAGACAATAACatgattcaaaaaattgattttgataattttggaATTATGAAGAAGCTCAAATGGCT GGATATGTCGCACAATTTCTTAAGctttgaagaaaatgaagCGTTTCCACTTATGTCTGAACTTGTTGAATT gTTTTTGAAccataatcaaataaaatatattacaaatGATACATTCAACAATCTGGTCTATTTGGACTTACT GTGTTTGAGTTCGAACACTATAACAGCCATTGAGATCGGAGCCTTCATCAATTTGAAACGGCTTAAAGAATT GAATCTAGATGGAAATCACCTTAAAACCATTACACCAGAGTTGttcaaatcacaaaaatacCTTATCAAgct CTCCCTGGGAAACAACCCCTTAACTTATCTTAACAACGAACTTTTCACTCCTCTTCGTAATTTGCGTTCGCT CCATTTAGAGGACTtggaaattgcaaatatcAACACAGAAATGCTAAAATGTACCAGGGCCTTGCAATGGGTTTATTTCCAATCTTATACTTACTGCACTTACGCGCCATCAGTGCCCAGGTGCCGACCATTATCTGATGGTATATCATCACGAGATCGACTACTGTCGAAGCCAATATTCAGATATTCTAACTGGATTATGTGCCTGATTACACTTAGCGGAAACAGCCTCGTTTTGTTTGGGAGGTTTTTATTCAGAGATGAGAACAAAAACCTTAGTATTGTTATCAAGAATTTAGCTA TAGGAGATAGTCTTATGGGGGTGTATCTACTCATAATAGCCTATCATGACTTGAAATATCGTGACAACTATAATGAATTTGCAAGGAAGTGGATGTCCTCATGGGATTGCGTCATTACTGGGATGATTGGTATGACGTCTCTGGAGGTATCAGTCATGTTTCTAGTATTCCTGTCACTTGACCGCTATTTCGCCATAACGATGCCGTACAAAAAACACGGATCTTTAAACTTTAAGGAGACTTGGAGGGTGGTGTTTTGCATTTGGTGCTTTGGAATTAGCGTTTCTGTAATTCCTA TTGTAGGATTTCTATCAAGCACAAAGTTTTATGGTATTAACGGCCTTTGCCTTCCTTTATACATTGACGATCCTTATCTAATAGGCTGGCAATATTCCGCTATAATATTCTTCGGGATTAACGCCCCAAG CCTTCTGGTAATAATCTACACGTATGCAGGAATGTTTATAAGTATCAAAAACACCAGAAACGCAACTTCAATACCAGAAACCGATTGTGAGTTCGCCATCAGATTTTTGTTCATAGTTTTGGCCAATATTGCTTGTTGGCTCCCCATCATCATCGCCAAAATGGTAGTTTACTTCAAAGTCGATGTAACAG CTGATGTTTATGGCTGGTTAGTGGTTTTTATCCTGCCAATCAACTCCTCATTAAACCCAATTCTTTATACGTTTACAACCAGGAAATACAGAAGCAGAATTGTGA